In one Diabrotica virgifera virgifera chromosome 5, PGI_DIABVI_V3a genomic region, the following are encoded:
- the LOC126885025 gene encoding uncharacterized protein LOC126885025, which produces MNEAHEASDALKKNIHIKLNYRKLIESVLALTLLINRKRIGEIQYLKTETYNSTVSENQQTEFLDCLSKTEQTLCKNYKRVVTGGKGSRPVAILFPPDLQKFIELLLCFRSICVTPTNPYLFGNPNTELWLSGYHIVKKLATKADVSDTTLFTSTRLRKQIATLLQAINIKDDEMEQFATFMGHTKKTHESYYRLPQDLYQTAKVAKLLIAVNSGQVAKYKGKSLDEITLSDNESLLDETGAEKPLFHGKKFIIIYFLLRYQNEGNFFMTIKFFVKSTT; this is translated from the exons ATGAACGAAGCCCATGAAGCTTCAGATGCATTGAAGAAGAATATCCACATTAAGTTGAACTATCGAAAGCTGATCGAGTCTGTCTTAGCATTgacattattaataaatagaaagCGCATTGGGGAAATTCAGTACCTAAAAACCGAGACTTATAATTCAACAGTCAGTGAAAACCAGCAAACCGAGTTTCTAGATTGTCTTTCAAAAACTGAACAAACTTTGTGCAAGAATTACAAAAGAGTAGTGACCGGTGGAAAAGGAAGCAGACCTGTTGCAATTTTATTTCCACCGGACCTTCAGAAATTCATTGAACTTCTTCTATGTTTCCGAAGTATTTGTGTGACTCCGACAAATCCGTATTTATTTGGCAATCCTAACACAGAGCTGTGGTTGAGTGGCTATCATATTGTGAAAAAGCTGGCGACAAAAGCTGATGTTTCGGATACAACTCTGTTTACATCAACCCGTTTAAGAAAACAAATTGCCACATTATTGCAAGCAATCAATATTAAGGATGACGAAATGGAACAGTTTGCTACTTTCATGGGACACACCAAAAAAACACATGAATCGTATTATAG GCTTCCTCAAGACTTGTATCAGACAGCAAAAGTTGCCAAATTACTTATCGCTGTTAATAGTGGACAAGTAGCAAAGTATAAAGGAAAATCCCTTGACGAAATAACTTTGTCAGACAATGAATCATTGCTGGATGAAACTGGAGCAGAAAAACCTTTATTTCATGGTAAGaaattcataattatttattttcttttaaggTACCAGAATGAAGGAAACTTTTTTATGACAATAAAGTTTTTTGTAAAATCAACAACATAA